A segment of the Methermicoccus shengliensis DSM 18856 genome:
CTTCTGGAGCATTTACCATTCTGGCAAGCCGAGTTAAATCGTGTATTTTTGGAAAATTTCCAGTTTGGCTGATTAACAAAGCTTTCAGTGCTTTTTCAGCTGATTGCTGAGCTAAAAATGCTGCAATGTGGGGCTCTCCTATCTCATAATTTTTCTTGGCACCCTGCAAATCCCGCCGTGCGAGCTTGAACCAGATCTCGACAGGGTCTTTCACAGAGCCTTCACCATCCCGAACCCCATGCTGTTGCGCTCACCAAACCCGGCCTTGTACCCCATCTCCAGAAGCTCCCTGCTCCCACTGGCTTCAAACACCATCTCGGTTGCTCTGTGGTAGGTGTCCTTTATGCGAATCATCTTCGGCTTGGCGTTCAGCACCCTGATCTCGAGCTCTTCGTCCTCGGGATCTCTTCCATGAAGGGACCTGAACTTCCTCACCAGATTCTTCCGCACGTTCTCATAGAACCTCGGCTCATCCGGGAACAGGTCCCAGATCTTTTTCTTCCCCCCCTCCTCAACGACCGTTGTAACGCTCACGGGCGAGAGCGTTACGAACTTCTCCCTCTCCCCGATCTCCTTTTCACGCATTACCTTTATACCTGAGAGCACGAATTCCGCGCCACCAATGCTGATCTCTGGTTTCTCCAGCAAACCGCTCACAACAGCCGCGGCGATTTCATTTCGTGGAGATGAGAAGAAGACATGGGTATTCCTGTTCTTCAGATGCATCCGGTCTCCTTCAATAACAAACTCCCTGTTCTCCACCATCAGCTTACTGAACGTGAAGAATTTGAATCCAGGAGTTGAGTGTAATTCAAGCGAGAGATGTGGATTGGAGCGCTGAAGGGCACGGTAAAAGAGAGAAGCGAGATGATACGAGCTGTTCATATCGATGACAGGATTAGAAGTGCAAATGAGATCAATTCTTAATCTCATTAAGAATAATGGGGATGCAATAATTAAAAAACTTTTTGGTATTATGATCAATACCTAAATTTTTTGATATGCTGGGAGGACCTGTCCACATTAGCATAAACACCACCTCAGGCGATTAACAGCATGAAGGGTGTTGATTAATCAACAGTTTGCTTACGAAGTAAGCAACATTGGGGATCGACGACATAGGGGGTCTGAAAGGAGGTGAACTACCCCTCTAACGGAAGGGGCTTCCCGCCCGCACCTGTTAAAATCAGACTAAGGTAGAATTGAAAGAAGCCATATACTTTCCCTCTGAGAGGGAAAAATACTTTTAGAACCTTCCCTATAATAGGCATACATGAAGAGAGATGACGTGGTGGACTACCTCAAGGAATATGAGAGCTTCGAACCCGAACTCATAGAAAGGCAACTATCCGTACCATTAGAATCTCAATTTGTCATATCCATAATCGGTCCGAGGAGGGCAGGAAAAACCTATTACCTGTTTCAGCTTTCCAGAAAGATAGGAGATCATATTTATCTAAATTTTGAGGATTCCAGACTTTATGGAATAGAATACACCGATTTGAGAGATATAATAAGAATTTTTATCGAAATTTATGGAAAAGAGCCGAAATACCTGTTTCTGGATGAGATACAGAATATGAAAAACTGGGAAATTATCATAAGAGAGCTTCATGATCTGAAAAAATACAGGTTGTTTTTGACGGGTTCGTCCTCAAAACTTCTCAGCAAGGAAATTGCAACGCAGCTGAGGGGGAGAACACTATCCTATCTTCTCCTCCCCTTCAGCTTCAAGGAGTTTCTAAAGTCAAAAGGACTGATGATGGAAAAATACGTGAGCAGAGATGAGTCCGCAAAAATAAGGAATTATTTGCTGGAATACATGGAATTCGGCGGGTTTCCAGACGTTGTTCTGAACGAGGAGAAAATAAAAATTTTGAGGGAATACGCCGATTTAATTCTGTTCAGGGATTTCATTGAGAGGCATCAGATAAAGAACATCGAACTTGCCAGATTTTTACATACCTCCACAATCCGAAATTTTTCAAAAGAGATATCGGTGAACTCCATCTTTAACAGGCTTAAAAGCATGGGTGTGAGGGTTTCGAAAAATACCGTGTATGACTACCTATCAAAACTTGAGGATACGGCCTTCTTCTTCTTTTTGAGGAAATATTCCGAAAAACCACATTTAAGAGAGTCATACCCAAAGAAAGTCTATCTGTGTGATACCGGCTTAACAAAAATTGCCAGGTCTTCCGAAGACAAAGGAAAATTGATGGAAAATGTGGTTTTTCTGGAACTGCTTAGAAAAAGAAATCTGAATCCTTTAATGGACGTATTCTACTGGAGAGATTATCATCAGAGGGAGGTGGATTTTGTTGTAAAGGAGGGAAATCGAGTAAAGCAGCTTGTTCAGGTAACCTACGAGTTAACACCGGAAAATGAGAAAAGGGAGATAAACAGTCTATTAAAGGCATCCAAGGAATTAGGATGTAAGAATCTTGTGGTGATAACGTGGGATCGGGATGAAGTTCTGGAAATAAATGGAAAGGAGATAAAAATACTGCAGCTGTGGAAGTGGTTGACGGAGGAAGTATGAGTTTGCTTGGTTAAATCCTCTTTGCTATTTTTCTGTGTGTTGCCCACTCCGTAGGCAATGCAGTCGATATTTATAAGCATCCACATTATTGGGGATCGACGACAGAGGGGGTCTGAAAGGAGGTGTGGGAAAAGATTAAATAGAGAAATAAGGGAAAATAGGGCGTGGTTGAAATAAGACCAAAGTGGGATTGAAAGAAGATAACGATGTGGAGGTGTGGATAGCCTGCTTTTGGTTGAAATAAGACCAAAGTGGGATTGAAAGGTTNNNNNNNNNNNNNNNNNNNNNNNNNNNNNNNNNNNNNNNNNNNNNNNNNNNNNNNNNNNNNNNNNNNNNNNNNNNNNNNNNNNNNNNNNNNNNNNNNNNNNNNNNNNNNNNNNNNNNNNNNNNNNNNNNNNNNNNNNNNNNNNNNNNNNNNNNNNNNNNNNNNNNNNNNNNNNNNNNNNNNNNNNNNNNNNNNNNNNNNNNNNNNNNNNNNNNNNNNNNNNNNNNNNNNNNNNNNNNNNNNNNNNNNNNNNNNNNNNNNNNNNNNNNNNNNNNNNNNNNNNNNNNNNNNNNNNNNNNNNNNNNNNNNNNNNNNNNNNNNNNNNNNNNNNNNNNNNNNNNNNNNNNNNNNNNNNNNNNNNNNNNNNNNNNNNNNNNNNNNNNNNNNNNNNNNNNNNNNNNNNNNNNNNNNNNNNNNNNNNNNNNNNNNNNNNNNNNNNNNNNNNNNNNNNNNNNNNNNNNNNNNNNNNNNNNNNNNNNNNNNNNNNNNNNNNNNNNNNNNNNNNNNNNNNNNNNNNNNNNNNNNNNNNNNNNNNNNNNNNNNNNNNNNNNNNNNNNNNNNNNNNNNNNNNNNNNNNNNNNNNNNNNNNNNNNNNNNNNNNNNNNNNNNNNNNNNNNNNNNNNNNNNNNNNNNNNNNNNNNNNNNNNNNNNNNNNNNNNNNNNNNNNNNNNNNNNNNNNNNNNNNNNNNNNNNNNNNNNNNNNNNNNNNNNNNNNNNNNNNNNNNNNNNNNNNNNNNNNNNNNNNNNNNNNNNNNNNNNNNNNNNNNNNNNNNNNNNNNNNNNNNNNNNNNNNNNNNNNNNNNNNNNNNNNNNNNNNNNNNNNNNNNNNNNNNNNNNNNNNNNNNNNNNNNNNNNNNNNNNNNNNNNNNNNNNNNNNNNNNNNNNNNNNNNNNNNNNNNNNNNNNNNNNNNNNNNNNNNNNNNNNNNNNNNNNNNNNNNNNNNNNNNNNNNNNNNNNNNNNNNNNNNNNNNNNNNNNNNNNNNNNNNNNNNNNNNNNNNNNNNNNNNNNNNNNNNNNNNNNNNNNNNNNNNNNNNNNNNNNNNNNNNNNNNNNNNNNNNNNNNNNNNNNNNNNNNNNNNNNNNNNNNNNNNNNNNNNNNNNNNNNNNNNNNNNNNNNNN
Coding sequences within it:
- a CDS encoding ATP-binding protein, producing MKRDDVVDYLKEYESFEPELIERQLSVPLESQFVISIIGPRRAGKTYYLFQLSRKIGDHIYLNFEDSRLYGIEYTDLRDIIRIFIEIYGKEPKYLFLDEIQNMKNWEIIIRELHDLKKYRLFLTGSSSKLLSKEIATQLRGRTLSYLLLPFSFKEFLKSKGLMMEKYVSRDESAKIRNYLLEYMEFGGFPDVVLNEEKIKILREYADLILFRDFIERHQIKNIELARFLHTSTIRNFSKEISVNSIFNRLKSMGVRVSKNTVYDYLSKLEDTAFFFFLRKYSEKPHLRESYPKKVYLCDTGLTKIARSSEDKGKLMENVVFLELLRKRNLNPLMDVFYWRDYHQREVDFVVKEGNRVKQLVQVTYELTPENEKREINSLLKASKELGCKNLVVITWDRDEVLEINGKEIKILQLWKWLTEEV
- a CDS encoding HEPN domain-containing protein produces the protein MKDPVEIWFKLARRDLQGAKKNYEIGEPHIAAFLAQQSAEKALKALLISQTGNFPKIHDLTRLARMVNAPEDIVELCAKITPAYTATRYPDVMVEFNKGEVEELIEDAEMVIKWVEQSI
- the cas6 gene encoding CRISPR-associated endoribonuclease Cas6 translates to MRLRIDLICTSNPVIDMNSSYHLASLFYRALQRSNPHLSLELHSTPGFKFFTFSKLMVENREFVIEGDRMHLKNRNTHVFFSSPRNEIAAAVVSGLLEKPEISIGGAEFVLSGIKVMREKEIGEREKFVTLSPVSVTTVVEEGGKKKIWDLFPDEPRFYENVRKNLVRKFRSLHGRDPEDEELEIRVLNAKPKMIRIKDTYHRATEMVFEASGSRELLEMGYKAGFGERNSMGFGMVKAL